The DNA segment TCGGCGAGCACGTGCTGGACCTGAGCACGTTGCGTGGCGAGCCGGAGTTCGCGTCCGCGACGCTGAACCGGTTCCTGGCCCAGGGCCCTGCCCGCTGGTCCGCGGTGCGCGACGACCTGGTCGAACTGGCGTACGGGCCGCGTCACCGGGACCAGGTGCGGCCGCACCTGATTCCCCGGGCCCAGGTGGAACTGCGCCTACCCGTCGAGATCGGGGACTACGTCGACTTCTACTCCTCGCGACACCACGCCGAGAACGTCGGGCGCATGTTCCGGCCCGACGCCGACCCGCTCACGCCGAACTGGTTGCACCTGCCGATCGGCTATCACGGCCGGTCGGGCACGATCGTGGTGTCCGGCACCGACGTGCGCCGCCCGTGCGGCCAGCGGCGCGGCGCGGCCGGGCCGGAGTTCGGCCCGAGCATCCGGCTGGACGTCGAGGCCGAGGTCGGCTTCGTGGTTGGCACGCCCTCCGCCCCCGGCGAACCGGTGGACGTGGACAGCTTCCGCGAGCACGTCTTCGGCGTGGTCCTGCTCAACGACTGGTCGGCCCGGGACATCCAGGCGTGGGAGTACCAGCCGCTGGGCCCGTTCCTGGGCAAGTCGTTCGCGACGTCGATCTCGCCGTGGGTGGTGCCGCTGGCCGCGCTGGAGGCGGCGACGGTCCCGGCCCAGGCGCAGGACCCGACTCCGTTGCCTTACTTGTGGGAGAAACGCAGCAGCGCATTGGACCTGAATCTCGAGGTGTCCTGGAACGAAACCGTCGTGGCTCGTCCGCCGTTCGCTGCGATGTACTGGACGCCCGGCCAACAGTTGGCGCACCTGACGGTCAACGGGGCCTCGCTGCGCACCGGCGACCTCTACGCCTCCGGGACGGTCTCCGGACCGCGACCGGACCAGCGCGGCTCCTTCCTCGAGCTGACCTGGAACGGCGCCGAACCGGTCACCCTGGCGGACGGATCGACGCGCACCTTCCTCGCGGACGGCGACACGGTCTGCATCCGGGCGAGCGCGCCGGCCGTCGGCGGCGGCCGCCTCGGCTTCGGCGCGGTCTGCGGCCGGATCGTGCCGGCGCCGCAGTTATGAGGGTCTCGCGCCGGTCCTAGGCCGCGTACGACCTGGTCTCCGATGTCACCCGCACGGGCGAGTGGAGTTCGGAGTGCAAGGAATGCTCAAGGTGGCGACGGGACTTCCGCGGTCGGTTGTCACGCTCGGCGACTTGTTGCGTCGTGAGCCTCCTGAGGTAGCTGCGACGGTAGAAATGTCCTGAAACCGATGTCTGGACACTATGTCCAGACGCGTCGACCACTTTGTCCTCTTTGTGTGTTGACTCCACATTTCCGGCCTGTAGAGTAACCACTCGCTACAAGGTGTCCAGACAAGCGTTCTAGCCAGTCCATCCAGGTGCGGAACTCAGCTGCGGGGTGCAATGTCGCGCTCAAGACGTCGGC comes from the Sporichthyaceae bacterium genome and includes:
- the fahA gene encoding fumarylacetoacetase; this encodes MTDWPEIPAGSDFGPTNLPYGIFTAPGHGRSTPRVGVAIGEHVLDLSTLRGEPEFASATLNRFLAQGPARWSAVRDDLVELAYGPRHRDQVRPHLIPRAQVELRLPVEIGDYVDFYSSRHHAENVGRMFRPDADPLTPNWLHLPIGYHGRSGTIVVSGTDVRRPCGQRRGAAGPEFGPSIRLDVEAEVGFVVGTPSAPGEPVDVDSFREHVFGVVLLNDWSARDIQAWEYQPLGPFLGKSFATSISPWVVPLAALEAATVPAQAQDPTPLPYLWEKRSSALDLNLEVSWNETVVARPPFAAMYWTPGQQLAHLTVNGASLRTGDLYASGTVSGPRPDQRGSFLELTWNGAEPVTLADGSTRTFLADGDTVCIRASAPAVGGGRLGFGAVCGRIVPAPQL